Genomic segment of Sphingopyxis lindanitolerans:
AGCGGCGCGCACCGCCGACGATGCGGCGCGCTATTACGCCAGCTATGCGAACGCGATCGCGCGCATCGGCCGCAAGGCAAGGCCCGGCGACCCCTTCGTCAACCACGGCATTTCGATCAAGCTGTCGGCGCTTCATCCGCGCTACGACTATCTGCAAGGGCAGCGCGTCCGCGAGGAACTGATCCCGCGCGTGATCGAGCTGGCGCGCGCCGCGCGCGACGTCAACATCCCGCTGATGATCGATGCCGAGGAAAGCGACCGGCTCGAACCGCATATGGATGTCTATGGCGCGCTGATCGACGCCGGGATCGCCGATGGCTGGACCGGGCTCGGCATCGTCATCCAATCCTATCAGAAACGCGCCCCCGAGGTGATCCGCTGGGTCGCCGCCCGGGCGCGGGCACGCGGCGTCAAGCTGTCGATGCGACTCGTCAAGGGCGCCTATTGGGATACCGAGATCAAGCGCGCGCAGACGCTGGGGCTCGGCGATTTCCCGGTGTTCACCGCGAAGAACCATACCGACCTCAATTATATGGCGTGCGCCGAAATATTGCGGGGCTGTCAGGACGCGATCTTCCCTGCCTTCGCCAGCCACAATGCGATGACGCTGGCCTTCGTCGCCGAGCTGTTCGCGGGCGCCGATTACGAACTGCAACGGCTCCACGGCATGGGCGAGGGCGCGCACGACGCGATCGTCGCGCTGTCGCCGCCGCCGCGTCCGGTGCGCGTCTATGCGCCGGTGGGCACGCACCGCGATCTCCTCGCCTATCTCGTCCGCCGCCTGCTCGAAAACGGCGCGAACAGCAGCTTCGTCCATCAATTCTCCGACCCCGACGTGACGGCCGAGGAATTGGCGGTCGATCCGCGCAGCATTGCGAGCACCCCTTCCAACATCGCGACTGGCCTCGCCCTTTTCGAGCCCGCGCGCCGCAATTCGCGCGGCTATGATCTGGGCGACCCCGGCGTGCCCGAAGCGCTAGCCGCCGCGATCGCCAAGGCGCGCCGCACCGATCTGGTCGCCGCGCCGATCGTCGGCGGCGCAGCGCAGGGCGGCGCGGCCGAACCCGTTCAAAACCCCGCGACCGGCGCCATCGTCGGCCAGGTGATCGAGGCCGATAGCCGGGCCGTCGCAGCCGCCGTCGCGGCCGCGCGCCGCGCGCAGGGCGACTGGAGCCTCGCCGGGGGCGCCTTTCGCGCCGAACGCCTCGAACGCGCCGCCGACCTGCTCGAGGAACGCGACGCCTTCTTCCTTGGGCTGGCGATCGACGAGGCGGGCAAGAGCCTGGCCGACGCGATCGCCGAGGTGCGCGAGGCGGCCGATTTCCTGCGCTATTACGCCGCGCAGGCGCGCGCCGATTTCACCTGGCCAGTCGCGCTCCCCGGTCCGACCGGCGAACGCAACGAGCTGATCCTCGAAGGCAAGGGCGTCTTCGTCTGCATCAGCCCGTGGAACTTCCCGCTCGCTATCTTCCTCGGCCAGGTGTCGGCGGCGCTCGCCGCGGGCAACGCCGTGCTCGCGAAGCCCGCCGAGCAGACCCCGCTCATCGCCCATGCCGCGGTCGAGCTCTTGCTCGAAGCGGGCGTCCCCGGCGACGTGCTTCACTATCTCCCCGGCCGCGGCGAGACGGTCGGCGCGGCGCTCACCGGACACGCCGACATCATCGGGGTCGCCTTTACCGGATCGACCGAGGTCGCGCGGATGATCAACCGCGGCCTCGCCGGGCGCGACGGCCCGATCGCGACGCTGATCGCCGAAACCGGCGGCGCCAATGCGATGATCGTCGATTCGACCGCGCTTCCCGAACAGGTCGCGCGCGATGCGGTCGCCAGCGCCTTCCAGTCGGCGGGGCAACGCTGCTCGGCGCTCCGTCTGCTCTGCGTGCAGGAGGATGTGGCGGATACGATGATCGAGATGGTCGCGGGCGCGATGGCCGAACTCAACGTCGGCGACCCCGCGCTGCTCGCGACCGACGTCGGTCCGATCATCGACGACGAGGCGCAGGCCCATATTGCCGCCTATGTCGCCGAGGCGCGCGCCGCGGGCCGGGTGATCGCCGAGGCGTCGCGCACGACCCTCCCGGCAGGCGGCCATTTCGTGCCGCCGGTGATGATCCGCCTCGACCATGTCACCGATCTGAAGCGCGAGATTTTCGGCCCCGTGCTCCATGTCGCGACGTGGAAGGGCGGCGAGCTCGACGCGCTGATCGATGCGATCAACGCCTCGGGCTATGGCCTGACGCTCGGCGTCCACACGCGCATCGACGGCGTTGCGGCGCATATCGCGGCGCGCGCCGCGGTCGGCAATGTCTATGTCAACCGCAACCAGATCGGCGCGATCGTCGGCTCGCAACCCTTTGGCGGGCGCGGCCTGTCGGGAACCGGGCCAAAGGCCGGCGGCCCGCATTATCTGCATCGCTTTGCCGAGGAAAAGTCGGTCTCGACCGACATCACCGCGGCGGGCGGCAATGCGGCGCTGATGGCGGGGTAGAAAGAAACCCGCCGCCGAAGCGGCAGGCATCCACAACCACGAGGCCCGATACAGAGTGGACGGCTGTCCCGAGCGATACGCCCGAAGCGTCTCGCGGCTTATGCCGCGGCGACCCTATTTTTATGGTTCCCCCCGCAGCGCGGCCATTATAGCCGTTTCCCGATCGCGCGCCAATGTGCAATTACAGTCCCAATTCTGGCCTTTCGGCGGCGGCCGTGCATGAAGAGGGGGATGTGTCCCTGCTTTCGCGGGGACCATGGAGTATTTCCTAAGCTCCCGGCACCCCCAGCATTTGCGC
This window contains:
- the putA gene encoding bifunctional proline dehydrogenase/L-glutamate gamma-semialdehyde dehydrogenase PutA; translated protein: MIQPTDRAALRALARRSEADIVADLRADLARSPATVAATTQRGLALIRKAKAEGDRETLVAQLMNRYRLSTEEGVVLMCLAEALLRVPDSATANALIRDKIAGRHWNEGEDEDSPLIVALSARGLSLGSATLMLGALGSRANPLTLLKSMIRRSGEPLIRQAALAAMKMLGQQFVMGETIDAAVKRADKDASELASFDMLGEAARTADDAARYYASYANAIARIGRKARPGDPFVNHGISIKLSALHPRYDYLQGQRVREELIPRVIELARAARDVNIPLMIDAEESDRLEPHMDVYGALIDAGIADGWTGLGIVIQSYQKRAPEVIRWVAARARARGVKLSMRLVKGAYWDTEIKRAQTLGLGDFPVFTAKNHTDLNYMACAEILRGCQDAIFPAFASHNAMTLAFVAELFAGADYELQRLHGMGEGAHDAIVALSPPPRPVRVYAPVGTHRDLLAYLVRRLLENGANSSFVHQFSDPDVTAEELAVDPRSIASTPSNIATGLALFEPARRNSRGYDLGDPGVPEALAAAIAKARRTDLVAAPIVGGAAQGGAAEPVQNPATGAIVGQVIEADSRAVAAAVAAARRAQGDWSLAGGAFRAERLERAADLLEERDAFFLGLAIDEAGKSLADAIAEVREAADFLRYYAAQARADFTWPVALPGPTGERNELILEGKGVFVCISPWNFPLAIFLGQVSAALAAGNAVLAKPAEQTPLIAHAAVELLLEAGVPGDVLHYLPGRGETVGAALTGHADIIGVAFTGSTEVARMINRGLAGRDGPIATLIAETGGANAMIVDSTALPEQVARDAVASAFQSAGQRCSALRLLCVQEDVADTMIEMVAGAMAELNVGDPALLATDVGPIIDDEAQAHIAAYVAEARAAGRVIAEASRTTLPAGGHFVPPVMIRLDHVTDLKREIFGPVLHVATWKGGELDALIDAINASGYGLTLGVHTRIDGVAAHIAARAAVGNVYVNRNQIGAIVGSQPFGGRGLSGTGPKAGGPHYLHRFAEEKSVSTDITAAGGNAALMAG